From Myxococcales bacterium, the proteins below share one genomic window:
- a CDS encoding YbaB/EbfC family nucleoid-associated protein: MKIDMKEMMKQAQQMQAGIAKKQEELAGKTFEASAGGGMVTATVNGKHELLSLKIDPSIVSSDDVEMLQDLVVASVNEGFRKANDAAQQVFSGLMGGLGNIPNIFG; the protein is encoded by the coding sequence ATGAAAATCGACATGAAAGAGATGATGAAACAGGCCCAGCAGATGCAGGCCGGAATCGCAAAGAAACAGGAGGAACTCGCGGGAAAGACCTTCGAGGCGAGCGCAGGCGGCGGTATGGTTACGGCGACCGTGAATGGAAAGCACGAGCTGCTTTCGCTGAAGATCGACCCCTCTATCGTTTCCTCTGATGACGTGGAGATGCTGCAGGATCTCGTCGTTGCCTCCGTAAACGAAGGGTTTCGCAAGGCCAACGATGCCGCGCAGCAGGTCTTCTCAGGCCTTATGGGCGGACTGGGAAACATCCCAAACATCTTCGGGTGA